Proteins encoded within one genomic window of Heptranchias perlo isolate sHepPer1 chromosome 35, sHepPer1.hap1, whole genome shotgun sequence:
- the LOC137302522 gene encoding monocarboxylate transporter 13-like, whose translation MAQAVFSELPDGGWGWMVVLAGFLNNSLLVGVTRSLGVFFTHFTEYFQESSSRVSWITSIAMATQQFASPVGSVFGTHYGARPVVMVGGVLASLGMLTASFGKSLLHMYLSMGLLTGFGWALVFTPTMAMISRYFKRRRALATGLAFTGVGIGSFVFSPLFQLLIDEYGWRGALQILSAMMLNLCVCAALLRPITLREDLLVASRGHPDDRKKGTECWGKVTSAFDLTLILHRGFMVYTFALTLMTTGYFVPYVHLVAHGKNLGLSEYEAAFLLSVTAISDTVARLFSGWVADLKLIRTIHMLFLWSVLTGLSLFLIPVGQTYSSLMGLGLFYGFCAGALATLFFSTLPDIVGIGRILNATGLFLMLLSIGGLLGPPLSGFLEDLTGSYTVSFMTAGGFILAGSLVLLFLPSFFVCSTTFSERQTASTEGNGRGEEHPAPENDKS comes from the exons ATGGCCCAGGCTGTCTTCAGTGAGCTGCCAGATGGGGGCTGGGGTTGGATGGTTGTTCTGGCGGGTTTCTTGAATAACTCTCTTTTGGTGGGTGTCACCCGATCCCTTGGAGTCTTCTTCACCCACTTCACCGAATACTTCCAGGAGTCGTCCAGCCGTGTCTCCTGGATCACTTCCATCGCTATGGCAACACAACAGTTTGCGA GTCCAGTGGGGAGTGTATTTGGGACGCATTATGGAGCCCGTCCAGTGGTGATGGTCGGTGGGGTTTTAGCCTCCCTGGGAATGCTTACAGCCTCGTTCGGAAAGAGTCTTCTGCACATGTACCTCTCCATGGGACTCCTGACAG GTTTTGGTTGGGCTTTGGTCTTCACCCCCACAATGGCCATGATCTCCAGATACTTCAAGAGGCGCAGAGCTTTGGCAACCGGTTTGGCGTTTACCGGAGTGGGGATCGGGTCTTTCGTCTTCTCTCCACTGTTTCAGCTCCTGATCGATGAGTATGGTTGGCGTGGGGCCCTCCAGATCCTGTCTGCAATGATGTTGAACCTCTGTGTCTGTGCGGCCCTGCTCAGACCCATCACACTCCGAGAGGACCTTCTTGTTGCCTCAAGGGGACATCCTGATGATAGAAAGAAAGGCACTGAGTGTTGGGGCAAAGTGACCTCTGCCTTTGATCTGACCCTTATCCTGCACCGTGGCTTTATGGTGTACACTTTCGCACTAACCCTGATGACCACAGGCTACTTTGTCCCCTACGTCCATCTGGTGGCCCATGGAAAGAACCTGGGATTGAGTGAATACGAGGCTGCCTTCCTGTTGTCTGTTACCGCCATCTCTGACACTGTTGCTCGTCTCTTTTCTGGTTGGGTGGCTGATCTCAAGCTGATCCGGACAATCCACATGTTATTCCTCTGGAGCGTTCTCACTGGACTCAGCCTTTTCCTCATTCCTGTGGGGCAAACGTATTCCAGTCTAATGGGGCTCGGTCTCTTCTATGGCTTCTGTGCTGGAGCCCTTGCTACACTCTTCTTCTCCACTCTCCCAGATATCGTAGGAATTGGCAGGATTCTCAATGCAACCGGGCTCTTTCTGATGCTCCTGAGCATTGGTGGACTACTTGGGCCTCCCCTATCAG GGTTCCTGGAGGACCTGACGGGAAGTTACACCGTCTCCTTTATGACTGCAGGCGGCTTCATCCTGGCAGGATCTctcgtcctcctcttccttccaAGCTTTTTCGTCTGCTCGACAACCTTTTCTGAGAGACAGACTGCCAGCACCGAGGGTAATGGAAGGGGTGAAGAGCACCCTGCTCCAGAGAATGACAAAAGCTGA
- the LOC137302321 gene encoding foot protein 1 variant 1-like encodes MKNDHLGKVSEGGQSIGGWAKYRRVGERPNPGIAYNERSNPGIAYTESPNPGIAYNESPNPGIAYNERPNPGIAYTESPNPGIAYIEKSNTGTAYIESPNPGIAYTESPNPGIAYTESPNPGIAYNESPNPGIAYTESPNPGIAYNESPNPGIAYNERPNPGIAYTESPNPGIAYIEKSNTGTAYIESPNPGIAYTESPNPGIAYTESPNPGIAYTESPNPGIAYTESPNPGIAYTESPNPGIAYNERPNPGIAYTKSPNPGIAYTERPNPGIAYTERPNPGIAYTESPNPGIAYIEKSNTGTAYIESPNPGIAYTESPNPGIAYTESPNPGIAYTESPNPGIAYTESPNPGIAYTESPNPGIAYNERPNPGIAYTKSPNPGIAYTERPNPGIAYTERPNPGTTYIVTPNPGPLTLRL; translated from the exons ATGAAGAATGATCATTTGGGCAAAGTATCGGAGGGCGGGCAAAGTATTGGAGGGTGGGCGAAGTATCGGAGAGTGGGCGAG agaccaaatccagggatcgCTTACAACGAGAGATCAAATCCAGGGATTGCTTACACCGAGAGTCCAAATCCAGGGATCGCTTACAACGAGAGTCCAAATCCAGGGATCGCTTACaacgagagaccaaatccagggatcgCTTACACTGAGAGTCCAAATCCAGGGATTGCTTACATTGagaaatcaaatacaggaactgctTACATTGAGAGTCCAAATCCTGGGATCGCTTACACCGAGAGTCCAAATCCAGGGATTGCTTACACCGAGAGTCCAAATCCAGGGATCGCTTACAACGAGAGTCCAAATCCAGGGATCGCTTACACCGAGAGTCCAAATCCAGGGATCGCTTACAACGAGAGTCCAAATCCAGGGATCGCTTACaacgagagaccaaatccagggatcgCTTACACTGAGAGTCCAAATCCAGGGATTGCTTACATTGagaaatcaaatacaggaactgctTACATTGAGAGTCCAAATCCAGGGATCGCTTACACCGAGAGTCCAAATCCAGGGATTGCTTACACCGAGAGTCCAAATCCAGGGATTGCTTACACCGAGAGTCCAAATCCAGGGATCGCTTACACCGAGAGTCCAAATCCAGGGATTGCTTACACCGAGAGTCCAAATCCAGGGATCGCTTACaacgagagaccaaatccagggatcgCTTACACTAAGAGTCCAAATCCAGGGATTGcttacaccgagagaccaaatccagggatcgcttacaccgagagaccaaatccagggatcgCTTACACTGAGAGTCCAAATCCAGGGATTGCTTACATTGagaaatcaaatacaggaactgctTACATTGAGAGTCCAAATCCAGGGATCGCTTACACCGAGAGTCCAAATCCAGGGATTGCTTACACCGAGAGTCCAAATCCAGGGATTGCTTACACCGAGAGTCCAAATCCAGGGATCGCTTACACCGAGAGTCCAAATCCAGGGATTGCTTACACCGAGAGTCCAAATCCAGGGATCGCTTACaacgagagaccaaatccagggatcgCTTACACTAAGAGTCCAAATCCAGGGATTGcttacaccgagagaccaaatccagggatcgcttacaccgagagaccaaatccagggaccacttacattgTGACACCAAATCCAGGACCGCTTACACTCAGACTATAA